The Micromonospora sp. NBC_00421 genome contains a region encoding:
- a CDS encoding cytochrome P450: MPLGLAHANVDERFIAESVRFDVGRVPNRHLAFGHGRHFCAGAPLARLELQHSSCVPVTWQLRVAGC, encoded by the coding sequence GTGCCACTCGGGCTGGCGCACGCCAACGTCGACGAGCGGTTCATCGCGGAGTCCGTCCGCTTCGATGTCGGCCGCGTCCCGAACCGGCATCTGGCCTTCGGCCACGGGCGGCACTTCTGCGCGGGCGCGCCGCTGGCCCGGCTGGAACTCCAGCACTCTTCGTGTGTGCCGGTGACCTGGCAGCTCAGGGTGGCGGGATGTTGA
- a CDS encoding MarR family winged helix-turn-helix transcriptional regulator yields MRYGIPAALDEFGGISQAELCRRLGIDRGDAVTTLNGMEADGLLRREPDPVDRRRNVVHITDAGTARMREMDTLVDGAQNDLLDRFTVAERAQFIDLLRRLVNIPPP; encoded by the coding sequence ATGCGGTACGGCATCCCCGCCGCGCTCGACGAGTTCGGCGGGATCAGCCAGGCAGAGCTGTGCCGCCGGCTGGGCATCGACCGGGGCGACGCTGTCACCACCCTGAACGGGATGGAGGCCGACGGCCTGCTCCGCCGGGAACCCGACCCGGTGGACCGGCGCCGCAACGTCGTTCACATCACCGACGCCGGAACCGCCCGGATGCGGGAGATGGACACGCTTGTCGACGGCGCTCAGAACGACCTGCTCGACCGGTTCACGGTGGCCGAACGCGCCCAGTTCATCGACCTGCTGCGCCGCCTGGTCAACATCCCGCCACCCTGA
- a CDS encoding NAD(P)/FAD-dependent oxidoreductase produces the protein MKVLVIGGGPAGSTAATAMAQAGLDVQLIESAHFPRYHVGESLTPSCRVVLDVIGVSKILDDYGFVKKNGGVIHWDDDQWTFDWHMQSGVQSWQVDRSEFDTLLLEHARQNGVSVTTGVTGRSVRFADGRPVAVECFRDDGESFTVGDFDFLIDATGRNGLLSARHFGNREPLSNLRNVGVWGYWTGARLLPETPTGGINIISSPEGWYWVIPMAGGRMSIGYVTTKDAFARDRREHPSSDELYRHLVAVSPTVAGLTAGAEFLGGTRVETDYSYIADQFCGPGYAIVGDAACFLDPLLSTGVHLALYSALTAAACVASMDRGEVSETEALRFFEFAYRRAYMRLFALVSIMYERYLGKDGFFLTSDRLIGDEQSGKAEDGVSSRSFAEIIGGLSDLREAAHSSTRVITDQLRVEAVRAQMRSVRAPDSVGPDFTPVRGNPLSDAESADYRLVTSPQLGLERVREARP, from the coding sequence ATGAAGGTTCTCGTCATCGGCGGTGGTCCGGCCGGGAGCACTGCGGCAACGGCGATGGCCCAGGCCGGGCTCGACGTGCAGCTCATCGAGAGCGCCCATTTTCCGCGATACCACGTGGGTGAGTCGCTCACGCCGTCGTGCCGGGTGGTGCTGGACGTGATCGGTGTGTCGAAAATCCTCGATGACTATGGTTTCGTGAAAAAGAACGGAGGTGTCATCCACTGGGATGACGACCAGTGGACGTTTGATTGGCACATGCAGTCCGGCGTGCAGTCATGGCAGGTGGATCGGAGCGAGTTCGACACGCTGCTGCTGGAGCACGCCCGCCAGAACGGCGTCAGCGTCACCACCGGCGTCACCGGTCGGTCGGTTCGGTTCGCCGACGGCAGGCCGGTGGCCGTGGAGTGCTTCCGGGACGACGGTGAGTCGTTCACTGTCGGTGATTTCGACTTTCTGATCGATGCCACCGGGCGTAACGGGCTGCTCAGCGCCCGGCACTTCGGCAACCGTGAACCCCTGAGTAACCTACGGAATGTCGGCGTCTGGGGTTACTGGACCGGTGCCAGGCTACTGCCCGAAACGCCGACCGGAGGTATTAATATCATCTCTTCGCCGGAGGGTTGGTACTGGGTTATCCCGATGGCCGGTGGGCGAATGAGTATCGGTTACGTCACCACCAAGGACGCCTTCGCGCGTGACCGTCGCGAGCACCCGTCGTCGGATGAACTGTACCGGCACCTTGTCGCAGTCTCGCCGACCGTGGCGGGCCTGACCGCGGGGGCGGAGTTTCTTGGTGGTACGAGGGTCGAGACCGACTACTCGTACATCGCAGACCAGTTCTGCGGCCCAGGTTACGCGATCGTGGGCGACGCGGCGTGTTTTCTGGATCCGCTCCTGTCCACCGGCGTGCACCTCGCGCTCTACAGCGCGTTGACCGCAGCCGCATGTGTTGCTTCGATGGACCGTGGCGAGGTCAGCGAAACGGAGGCCCTGAGGTTCTTCGAATTCGCCTACCGTCGCGCGTACATGCGCCTCTTCGCGTTGGTGAGCATCATGTACGAGCGCTATCTCGGGAAGGACGGCTTCTTTCTCACGTCCGATCGGTTGATCGGAGACGAGCAATCGGGGAAGGCGGAGGATGGCGTTTCCTCCCGTTCCTTCGCCGAGATCATCGGTGGTCTGTCCGACCTGCGTGAGGCGGCCCACTCGTCCACCCGTGTCATCACGGACCAACTGCGGGTGGAGGCGGTGAGAGCGCAGATGCGGTCAGTGCGTGCACCGGACTCCGTCGGGCCCGACTTCACCCCGGTGCGGGGCAACCCCCTCTCCGATGCGGAGTCGGCTGACTACCGCCTCGTCACCAGCCCGCAACTCGGCCTCGAGCGGGTGCGTGAAGCGCGCCCCTGA
- a CDS encoding methyltransferase, translating into MPRTPGSAPDRRYLLDNARVEAGERFTWLAELFDGVTRGHFDRLGVQAGWRCWEVGAGGPSIPEALAAAVGPSGHVLATDIDPAWLDPYGGYEVVRHDIVGDPPPQPGAFDLVHARLVLVHVPDRARALATMVAALRPGGWLVVEDADTELQPLACLDEVGPAQQRANRLRRAVRELMTRRGADLRYGRTLPRTLRAAGLVEVSATGCFPVGGVACDRLETATVRMVRADLLAAGLATDAEIDAHLAAVDAGELDLTLAPLVSAWGRRPG; encoded by the coding sequence GTGCCGCGTACCCCCGGGTCTGCCCCGGACCGCCGCTATCTGCTCGACAACGCCCGGGTGGAGGCGGGCGAGCGGTTCACCTGGCTGGCTGAGCTGTTCGACGGTGTCACCCGGGGGCACTTCGACCGGCTCGGAGTGCAGGCGGGCTGGCGCTGCTGGGAGGTCGGTGCCGGAGGCCCCAGCATTCCGGAGGCGCTGGCCGCCGCCGTCGGACCCTCCGGTCACGTACTGGCCACGGACATCGATCCCGCCTGGTTGGACCCGTACGGCGGGTACGAGGTTGTCCGGCACGACATCGTCGGGGATCCGCCGCCGCAGCCAGGAGCGTTCGACCTGGTGCACGCCCGGCTCGTGCTCGTCCACGTGCCCGACCGGGCCCGGGCGTTGGCGACGATGGTGGCGGCGTTGCGGCCCGGCGGCTGGCTGGTGGTCGAGGACGCGGACACCGAGCTACAGCCGCTGGCCTGCCTCGACGAGGTCGGCCCGGCGCAGCAGCGCGCCAACCGGCTACGGCGAGCCGTCCGGGAGTTGATGACCCGTCGGGGCGCGGACCTGCGCTATGGCCGTACCCTGCCGAGGACGTTGCGTGCGGCCGGCCTGGTCGAGGTCAGCGCGACCGGCTGCTTCCCGGTCGGCGGGGTGGCCTGCGACCGGCTGGAGACCGCGACGGTGCGCATGGTCCGCGCCGACTTGCTCGCCGCCGGGCTGGCCACTGACGCCGAGATCGACGCGCACCTGGCCGCTGTCGACGCCGGCGAGCTCGATCTCACCCTCGCGCCGCTGGTTTCGGCATGGGGACGTCGACCGGGGTAG
- a CDS encoding fructosamine kinase family protein: protein MFLTDPLAERLSRTGIRDIVTITPVSGGLAALAGIAHRRDAPSVFVKAFAEAPDGDGDAFVAEAEGLAALRERGGLATPEVIVANHELLVLSLLQPRPSEVAFWEQFAHALAQAHTSTIHPRFGWHRDNWLGRRRQMNAWADDGFAFFAERRLLRWLSEPRVEAALEPADRAALERLCARLPELLPVRPACLTHGDLWAQNVLATADGRATVIDPAVSYMWAEVDLAHLWITSPPPESRRFFDVYAELTGLDADWPARMPIIQLRQHLAVLAQFDDDWGAAETIRATLAPFRSKA from the coding sequence ATGTTCCTGACAGATCCGCTGGCGGAGCGGTTGTCGCGGACGGGGATCCGCGACATCGTCACCATCACGCCGGTCAGCGGTGGACTTGCCGCGCTCGCCGGAATAGCCCACCGCAGGGACGCGCCGTCGGTCTTCGTCAAAGCCTTCGCCGAAGCGCCCGACGGCGACGGTGACGCCTTTGTCGCGGAGGCCGAAGGGCTGGCGGCCCTGCGGGAGCGCGGAGGACTGGCGACACCCGAGGTGATCGTGGCGAACCACGAGTTGCTCGTGCTGTCGCTGCTACAGCCGAGACCAAGCGAGGTAGCTTTCTGGGAGCAGTTCGCCCACGCGCTCGCCCAGGCGCACACGAGCACCATCCATCCCCGCTTCGGATGGCACCGCGACAACTGGTTGGGTCGCCGTCGGCAGATGAATGCGTGGGCCGACGACGGCTTCGCATTCTTCGCCGAGCGCCGGTTGCTCCGCTGGCTCTCCGAGCCGCGCGTCGAGGCGGCGCTCGAACCCGCCGACCGGGCCGCGCTGGAGCGGTTGTGTGCTCGCCTCCCCGAGCTGCTGCCGGTCCGGCCGGCCTGCCTGACGCACGGGGACCTGTGGGCCCAGAACGTGCTGGCGACTGCGGACGGGCGAGCGACGGTCATCGATCCGGCAGTGTCATACATGTGGGCCGAGGTGGACCTGGCCCACCTCTGGATCACGTCACCTCCGCCGGAGTCGCGTCGGTTCTTCGACGTCTATGCCGAGCTGACCGGTCTCGACGCCGACTGGCCTGCCCGCATGCCGATCATCCAGTTGCGGCAACACTTGGCCGTCCTGGCCCAGTTCGACGACGACTGGGGTGCCGCCGAGACGATCCGCGCCACGCTGGCACCGTTTCGGTCGAAGGCCTGA
- a CDS encoding cellulase family glycosylhydrolase, whose product MKHRHALLAAGASVLMLGGTATATLPAAAAAKGCSVTYTVQSQWPGGFTADVAVTNLGDAVSGWTLTFDFPSAGQHVTQGWSATWAQAGTQVSAASMSWNGALGTGVSTSIGFGGSWSGANPVPTSFALNGTTCTGPVPTPTTDPTTPPPTTPPPTTPPPTTPPPTTPPPTTGSAPALRVSGNQIVTAAGKPYRLLGVSRSSGEFACVQGKGLWDSGPVDQASIDAMKTWNIHAVRVPLNEECWLGLNGSPSGVTYQQGVKDYVNLLVANGINVILDLHWTWGAYPNSPDWHCKDEHATCQKPMPDARYAPQFWTGVANAFKGNDAVVFDLFNEPYPDMPADWDKTLGWQCLRDGGTCTGLPYEVAGMQDLVDAVRATGATNLLMIGGLEWANDMREWLTYRPNDPLHNIAASWHAYSFNACATESCWDSQIAPLTQHVPIVIGEFGQDNCAFDYMRQLVNWADEHDLSYLAWTWNPWGCTSGAVLIKDWAGTPEPGIGEGFKAHLLTQNPYL is encoded by the coding sequence ATGAAACACCGTCATGCGCTGCTGGCCGCCGGTGCCAGCGTGCTGATGTTGGGTGGCACCGCAACAGCCACCCTCCCCGCTGCGGCGGCCGCCAAAGGCTGCTCGGTCACCTACACGGTGCAGAGCCAGTGGCCGGGCGGGTTCACCGCCGACGTCGCCGTCACCAACCTGGGCGACGCGGTCTCCGGCTGGACGTTGACCTTCGACTTCCCCAGCGCTGGCCAGCACGTCACCCAGGGCTGGAGTGCGACCTGGGCCCAGGCCGGCACCCAGGTGTCGGCCGCCAGCATGAGTTGGAACGGAGCGCTGGGCACCGGCGTCTCGACGTCGATCGGGTTCGGCGGCTCGTGGAGCGGCGCGAACCCGGTGCCCACGTCGTTCGCCCTCAACGGCACCACGTGCACCGGGCCGGTGCCCACCCCCACCACAGACCCGACCACTCCGCCGCCCACGACTCCGCCGCCGACCACTCCGCCGCCGACGACTCCGCCGCCGACCACCCCGCCGCCGACCACCGGATCGGCACCGGCGCTGCGGGTGTCCGGGAACCAGATCGTCACCGCGGCCGGCAAGCCGTACCGGCTGCTGGGGGTCAGCCGGTCCAGCGGAGAGTTCGCCTGCGTGCAGGGCAAGGGCCTGTGGGACTCCGGACCGGTCGACCAGGCCTCGATCGATGCGATGAAGACCTGGAACATCCACGCCGTGCGGGTTCCGCTGAACGAAGAATGCTGGCTCGGCCTCAACGGCTCGCCCAGCGGCGTCACCTACCAACAGGGCGTCAAGGACTACGTGAACCTGCTCGTCGCCAACGGCATCAACGTCATCCTCGACCTGCACTGGACCTGGGGCGCCTACCCCAACAGCCCAGACTGGCACTGCAAGGACGAACACGCCACCTGCCAGAAGCCGATGCCGGACGCGCGGTACGCCCCCCAGTTCTGGACCGGCGTCGCCAACGCGTTCAAGGGCAACGACGCGGTCGTGTTCGACCTGTTCAACGAGCCCTACCCGGACATGCCCGCCGACTGGGACAAGACCCTGGGCTGGCAGTGCCTACGTGACGGCGGCACCTGCACCGGCCTGCCCTACGAGGTGGCCGGCATGCAGGACCTCGTCGACGCGGTCCGCGCCACCGGCGCCACCAACCTACTCATGATCGGCGGCCTGGAATGGGCCAACGACATGCGGGAGTGGCTGACCTACAGGCCGAACGACCCGCTGCACAACATCGCCGCGTCGTGGCACGCCTACAGCTTCAACGCCTGCGCCACCGAATCCTGCTGGGACAGCCAGATCGCCCCGCTCACCCAGCACGTCCCGATCGTGATCGGCGAGTTCGGCCAGGACAACTGCGCCTTCGACTACATGCGGCAACTGGTGAACTGGGCCGACGAGCACGACCTGAGCTACCTCGCCTGGACCTGGAACCCCTGGGGCTGCACCAGCGGCGCCGTGCTCATCAAGGACTGGGCCGGCACCCCGGAACCCGGCATCGGCGAGGGCTTCAAAGCCCACCTACTGACCCAGAACCCGTACCTCTGA